The following are from one region of the Mus caroli chromosome 13, CAROLI_EIJ_v1.1, whole genome shotgun sequence genome:
- the LOC110308067 gene encoding cathepsin J isoform X2, which translates to MAPIVLLLILCFRVASGAPAHDPKLDAEWKDWKTKYAKTYSPEEALKRAVWEENMRMIKLHNKENILGKNNFTMKMNKFGDQTGEEFRKSIDNILIPAAMTDPHAQNHVSIGLPDYKDWRKEGYVTPVRNQGYCGSCWAFAAAGAIEGQMFWKTGNLTPLSVQNLLDCSKTVGNNGCHSGTTHQAFEYVLKNKGLEAEATYPYEGKEGPCRYRSENASAYITDYVNLPPNEVYLWVAVASIGPVSVAVDASHQSFRFYNEGVYYEPNCTSSVNHAVLIVGYGYVGNETDGNNYWLIKNSWGEEWGMNGYMQIAKDRNNHCGIASLASYPNIF; encoded by the exons ATGGCTCCTATTGTCCTTCTGTTAATCCTGTGCTTTCGAGTGGCCTCAGGTGCCCCAGCACATGATCCCAAATTGGATGCTGAGTGGAAAGACTGGAAGACTAAATATGCAAAAACATACAGTCCG GAAGAAGCACTGAAGAGAGCAGTATGGGAAGAAAACATGAGAATGATCAAACTGCACAACAAGGAGAATATCCTGGGGAAGAATAACTTCaccatgaaaatgaataaatttggTGACCAG ACTGGTGAAGAATTCAGAAAATCAATAGACAATATTCTAATTCCTGCTGCCATGACAGACCCACATGCCCAGAACCATGTATCTATTGGTTTACCCGATTATAAGGATTGGAGAAAGGAAGGCTATGTGACTCCTGTACGGAATCAG GGTTATTGTGGCTCTTGTTGGGCTTTTGCTGCAGCTGGTGCCATAGAAGGTCAGATGTTCTGGAAAACTGGCAACCTCACCCCTCTAAGTGTGCAGAACCTATTGGACTGTTCTAAAACTGTAGGAAACAATGGCTGCCATTCGGGTACTACACACCAAGCATTCgagtatgttttgaaaaataaaggtcTTGAAGCTGAGGCAACCTATCCATACGAAGGAAAA GAAGGACCCTGCAGGTACCGTAGTGAGAATGCTAGTGCTTATATCACAGATTATGTGAACCTCCCACCGAATGAGGTTTACCTATGGGTTGCTGTAGCATCTATTGGGCCTGTCTCTGTGGCAGTTGATGCTTCTCATCAGTCTTTCAGGTTCTACAATGAAG GTGTTTATTATGAACCAAATTGCACAAGTTCTGTGAATCATGCAGTTTTGATAGTTGGCTATGGTTATGTGGGAAATGAAACAGATGGCAATAATTACTGGCTGATCAAGAACAG CTGGGGTGAAGAATGGGGCATGAATGGCTACATGCAGATTGCCAAAGATCGCAACAACCACTGTGGAATTGCTTCACTTGCCAGCTATCCCAATATATTTTGA
- the LOC110308067 gene encoding cathepsin J isoform X1, whose amino-acid sequence MAPIVLLLILCFRVASGAPAHDPKLDAEWKDWKTKYAKTYSPKEEALKRAVWEENMRMIKLHNKENILGKNNFTMKMNKFGDQTGEEFRKSIDNILIPAAMTDPHAQNHVSIGLPDYKDWRKEGYVTPVRNQGYCGSCWAFAAAGAIEGQMFWKTGNLTPLSVQNLLDCSKTVGNNGCHSGTTHQAFEYVLKNKGLEAEATYPYEGKEGPCRYRSENASAYITDYVNLPPNEVYLWVAVASIGPVSVAVDASHQSFRFYNEGVYYEPNCTSSVNHAVLIVGYGYVGNETDGNNYWLIKNSWGEEWGMNGYMQIAKDRNNHCGIASLASYPNIF is encoded by the exons ATGGCTCCTATTGTCCTTCTGTTAATCCTGTGCTTTCGAGTGGCCTCAGGTGCCCCAGCACATGATCCCAAATTGGATGCTGAGTGGAAAGACTGGAAGACTAAATATGCAAAAACATACAGTCCG AAGGAAGAAGCACTGAAGAGAGCAGTATGGGAAGAAAACATGAGAATGATCAAACTGCACAACAAGGAGAATATCCTGGGGAAGAATAACTTCaccatgaaaatgaataaatttggTGACCAG ACTGGTGAAGAATTCAGAAAATCAATAGACAATATTCTAATTCCTGCTGCCATGACAGACCCACATGCCCAGAACCATGTATCTATTGGTTTACCCGATTATAAGGATTGGAGAAAGGAAGGCTATGTGACTCCTGTACGGAATCAG GGTTATTGTGGCTCTTGTTGGGCTTTTGCTGCAGCTGGTGCCATAGAAGGTCAGATGTTCTGGAAAACTGGCAACCTCACCCCTCTAAGTGTGCAGAACCTATTGGACTGTTCTAAAACTGTAGGAAACAATGGCTGCCATTCGGGTACTACACACCAAGCATTCgagtatgttttgaaaaataaaggtcTTGAAGCTGAGGCAACCTATCCATACGAAGGAAAA GAAGGACCCTGCAGGTACCGTAGTGAGAATGCTAGTGCTTATATCACAGATTATGTGAACCTCCCACCGAATGAGGTTTACCTATGGGTTGCTGTAGCATCTATTGGGCCTGTCTCTGTGGCAGTTGATGCTTCTCATCAGTCTTTCAGGTTCTACAATGAAG GTGTTTATTATGAACCAAATTGCACAAGTTCTGTGAATCATGCAGTTTTGATAGTTGGCTATGGTTATGTGGGAAATGAAACAGATGGCAATAATTACTGGCTGATCAAGAACAG CTGGGGTGAAGAATGGGGCATGAATGGCTACATGCAGATTGCCAAAGATCGCAACAACCACTGTGGAATTGCTTCACTTGCCAGCTATCCCAATATATTTTGA